Proteins encoded by one window of Geoalkalibacter sp.:
- a CDS encoding cell division protein ZapA produces the protein MKRTVQITILGQQYALKSEAEPDEVRKVAAFVNGKIEEMAAGGKAVDTLDAAVLALLNVAGSYLRLLESESPDPAEERLVRLLQRLDAALAVSDLEAGGANKASC, from the coding sequence GTGAAGCGAACCGTCCAGATCACCATCCTCGGCCAGCAGTACGCGTTGAAAAGCGAAGCCGAGCCGGACGAAGTCAGGAAAGTTGCGGCTTTCGTCAACGGCAAGATCGAAGAGATGGCGGCCGGAGGCAAGGCCGTCGATACTCTCGACGCCGCGGTGCTGGCTCTGCTGAATGTAGCCGGCTCCTATCTGCGGCTGTTGGAGAGCGAAAGCCCCGATCCCGCCGAGGAGCGGCTGGTCCGGCTCCTGCAGCGGCTCGATGCCGCTCTCGCCGTTTCGGACCTGGAGGCCGGCGGCGCAAACAAGGCTTCATGTTGA